From Tripterygium wilfordii isolate XIE 37 chromosome 13, ASM1340144v1, whole genome shotgun sequence, the proteins below share one genomic window:
- the LOC120013051 gene encoding B3 domain-containing protein At2g36080-like has protein sequence MSINHFSTDLPKTFCFSQQQQNKPIMDSSSPSKLPHNSTPNWAAQFYDQPQPWFNLNQEDEEEATDANSEIQTSNRGEGAVAVVEKEAMFEKPLTPSDVGKLNRLVIPKQHAENYFPLGDGDSVEKGLLLSFEDESGKFWRFRYSYWNSSQSYVLTKGWSRYVKEKKLDAGDVVFFERQRTDTDRLFIGWRRRGGGDDHDVHGSTSHGWSSRGSYLGQSYPPTHHHGLHVAPYQPHRNHEPGPGTIGQNQTPAVVNSKRQVRLFGVNLECEPDEPGGSSP, from the exons ATGTCCATAAATCACTTCTCCACTGACCTTCCAAAGACATTCTGCTTTTCACAACAACAGCAAAACAAGCCTATCATGGACTCCTCCTCTCCTTCTAAATTACCACACAATAGTACTCCTAATTGGGCCGCCCAATTTTACGACCAGCCCCAACCCTGGTTCAATCTAAAtcaagaagacgaagaagaggCAACGGACGCGAACAGCGAAATCCAAACATCAAACCGCGGCGAAGGGGCGGTTGCGGTTGTTGAGAAGGAAGCGATGTTCGAGAAACCGTTGACACCGAGCGACGTGGGCAAGCTGAACCGACTGGTGATTCCCAAGCAACACGCGGAGAATTATTTCCCACTCGGAGATGGTGACTCGGTTGAGAAAGGTTTGCTACTGAGTTTCGAGGACGAGTCAGGCAAGTTTTGGAGGTTCAGGTACTCGTATTGGAACAGCAGTCAAAGCTACGTGTTGACTAAAGGCTGGAGTCGGTACGTGAAGGAGAAGAAACTAGATGCTGGCGACGTCGTTTTTTTCGAACGGCAACGCACCGACACTGACAGGTTGTTTATTGGGTGGAGGCGgcgtggtggtggtgatgatcaTGATGTGCACGGTAGTACTAGTCATGGGTGGAGTAGCAGAGGATCTTATTTAGGGCAATCTTATCCTCCTACGCATCATCATGGTCTTCATGTTGCGCCATATCAACCTCACCGTAATCATGAACCTGGACCAG GGACTATTGGGCAGAACCAAACACCGGCGGTGGTGAACTCAAAGAGGCAGGTGAGGCTGTTTGGGGTTAACCTAGAGTGCGAGCCTGACGAGCCAGGAGGTTCAAGCCCATAG
- the LOC120013634 gene encoding beta-hexosaminidase 3-like, with amino-acid sequence MIRGVDKMQRFWCVVVAVAVVVTEAEAKAFDQVYDKDLHIWPMPKSATYGELDQKAYISNDFELRRGGGSKYSDKDGILRHGFTRFLDVVRMGHAVDSSFTAPTDSHLLKGINFVISSPNDELQYGVDESYKLSIPAPGGEPYAQLEAQTVYGALHGLQTFSQICQFDFVTRVIEIRKVPWSIMDQPRFSYRGLLIDTGRHYLHLVTIKKIIDSMAYAKMNVLHWHTVDSQSFPLETTSYPALWKGAYSKLERYTMADAAEIVSYAQRRGINVMAEIDLPGHSRSWGTGYPDLWPSENCPEPLDISKEHTFELINGTISDFSKVFKFKFLHLGGDEVDTSCWTNTPHVRKWLEEKGMNELQAYQHFVLRVQNIALSHGYEVVNWQETFNKFGDKLNKKTVVHNWLEGVAAQRVVAAGLRCIVSNMDAWYLDFVKTPWQNFYANEPLNNIKDPKLQKLVLGGEVCMWGERVDGSDIEQTVWPRAAAASERLWTPLEKLAKDPNQVTERLEYFRFLLNQRGVAAAPLDGLGRAVPEKPGSCFVQ; translated from the exons ATGATTCGTGGGGTAGATAAAATGCAGAGGTTTTGGTGTGTGGTTGTGGCTGTGGCGGTGGTGGTGACGGAGGCGGAGGCAAAGGCATTCGATCAAGTGTATGATAAAGATTTGCATATATGGCCTATGCCAAAGTCAGCGACGTATGGAGAATTAGACCAGAAAGCTTACATAAGCAATGATTTTGAATTGAGAAGAGGTGGAGGGAGCAAGTACAGTGACAAAGATGGGATTCTGAGACATGGTTTCACTCGGTTTCTTGATGTTGTGAGGATGGGTCATGCGGTTGACTCTAGCTTTACTGCTCCTACTGATTCCCACTTGCTCAAGGGGATTAACTTCGTCATCTCCTCTCCGAATGATGAG TTACAATATGGAGTTGACGAGTCATACAAGCTATCAATCCCTGCTCCAGGGGGAGAACCTTATGCACAACTTGAG GCTCAGACAGTCTATGGGGCTCTACATGGACTTCAG ACATTCAGCCAGATATGCCAGTTTGACTTTGTGACCCGAGTAATTGAAATTCGTAAGGTCCCATGGAGTATTATGGATCAGCCAAGATTCTCTTACAGGGGTCTATTGATTG ATACAGGCCGACACTATCTTCACCTGGTAACgattaagaaaataattgaTTCAATGGCATATGCAAAAATG AATGTTCTGCACTGGCACACTGTAGATTCACAATCTTTTCCATTGGAGACAACTTCATATCCAGCACTTTGGAAGGGTGCATATTCGAAATTAGAGCGATATACCATGGCTGATGCTGCTGAAATTGTGAG TTATGCTCAGAGAAGAGGAATTAATGTGATGGCTGAAATTGATCTTCCAGGACATTCCCGTTCATG GGGCACTGGCTATCCTGATCTATGGCCATCAGAGAACTGTCCAGAGCCACTTGATATCAGCAAGGAGCATACTTTTGAATTGATAAATGGCACTATTTCTG ATTTCAGTAAGGTCTTTAAATTCAAATTTCTTCACTTGGGAGGTGATGAAGTTGATACAA GTTGCTGGACGAACACTCCCCATGTAAGAAAATG GTTAGAAGAGAAGGGTATGAATGAACTCCAAGCTTATCAGCATTTTGTCTTGCGAGTACAGAACATTGCTCTTTCCCATGGATATGAAGTGGTGAACTG GCAAGAGACATTCAACAAATTTGGCGACAAATTGAACAAGAAGACTGTGGTGCACAACTG GCTTGAAGGTGTTGCTGCACAGCGTGTGGTTGCAGCTGGGTTACGGTGCATAGTAAGCAATATGGATGCGTGGTATCTGGACTTTGTAAAAACGCCATGGCAGAATTTCTATGCAAACGAGCCACTCAACAACATCAAAGACCCCAAGCTACAAAAATTAGTACTTGGGGGTGAGGTATGTATGTGGGGTGAACGTGTTGATGGGTCAGATATTGAACAGACTGTATGGCCACGGGCAGCAGCAGCTTCAG AGCGGCTATGGACACCTTTAGAAAAGCTGGCTAAAGATCCAAACCAAGTTACTGAAAGATTGGAATACTTCAGGTTTCTGCTGAATCAAAGAGGGGTCGCGGCAGCTCCATTAGACGGACTAGGTCGAGCTGTGCCTGAAAAGCCAGGTTCTTGCTTTGTACAATAA
- the LOC120012168 gene encoding beta-hexosaminidase 3-like, with amino-acid sequence MQRFWPCVAVAMVVVVVTAAANKFDQVYDTDVHIWPMPKSVTHGESNQKVYISIDFEFNIDERSKYSDVGGILKDGFNRFLTLVEMGHAMDPSFKPPPSGSKLKGINLVISSPNVELQYGVDESYNLSVPAPGGEPYAQLEAQTVYGALHGFQTFSQLCQFDFDTRLIEIRKVPWSIIDQPRFSYRGLMIDTSRHYLHMETIKKIIDSMAYAKMNVLHWHTVDSQSFPLEIPSYPELWKGAYSLSERYTMADAAKIVSYAQRRGINVMAEIDIPGHSHSWGIGYPNLWPSKDCTEPLDISNEHTFKLINGTISDFRKVFKFRFLHLGGDEVNTSCWTNTPHIRKWLEAKGMNELEAYQHFVLEVQDMAISHGYEVVNWQETFNSFGKKLSKKTVVHNWLEGVASDLVVEAGLRCIVSNVDAWYLGPVETPWQTFYENEPLTNIKNSKLRELVIGGEVCMWGEKVDGSDIEQSVWPRTAAASERLWTPLEKLPKDLNQVIKRLERFRCLLNQRGVAAAPLNGLGRAVPEKPGSCFVQ; translated from the exons ATGCAGAGGTTTTGGCCGTGTGTGGCTGTGGCGATGGTGGTGGTAGTGGTGACGGCGGCGGCAAATAAATTCGATCAGGTGTATGATACAGATGTGCATATATGGCCTATGCCAAAGTCAGTGACGCATGGAGAATCAAACCAGAAAGTTTACATAAGCATTGACTTTGAATTCAACATTGATGAAAGGAGCAAGTACAGTGACGTAGGTGGGATTCTGAAAGATGGTTTCAATCGATTTCTTACACTTGTGGAGATGGGTCATGCGATGGACCCTAGCTTCAAGCCTCCTCCTTCTGGTTCTAAGCTCAAGGGGATTAATTTGGTCATCTCCTCTCCAAATGTTGag TTACAATATGGAGTTGACGAGTCATACAATCTATCAGTCCCTGCTCCAGGGGGAGAGCCTTATGCACAACTTGAG GCACAGACAGTCTATGGGGCTCTACATGGATTTCAG ACATTCAGCCAGTTATGCCAGTTTGACTTTGACACCCGATTAATTGAAATTCGTAAGGTCCCATGGAGTATTATTGATCAGCCAAGATTCTCCTACAGGGGTCTAATGATTG ATACAAGTCGACACTATCTTCACATGGAAACgattaagaaaataattgaTTCAATGGCATATGCAAAAATG AATGTTCTGCACTGGCACACTGTAGATTCACAATCTTTCCCATTGGAGATACCTTCATATCCAGAACTTTGGAAGGGTGCATATTCACTTTCAGAGCGATATACCATGGCTGATGCTGCTAAAATTGTGAG TTATGCACAGAGAAGAGGGATTAATGTGATGGCCGAAATTGATATTCCGGGACATTCCCATTCATG GGGCATTGGCTATCCTAATCTATGGCCATCAAAGGACTGTACAGAGCCACTTGATATCAGCAATGAACATACTTTTAAATTGATAAATGGAACTATTTCTG ATTTCAGGAAGGTCTTTAAATTCAGATTTCTTCACTTGGGAGGTGATGAAGTTAATACAA GTTGCTGGACGAACACTCCCCATATAAGGAAATG GTTAGAAGCGAAGGGTATGAATGAACTTGAAGCTTATCAGCATTTTGTCTTGGAAGTACAGGACATGGCTATTTCCCATGGATATGAAGTGGTGAACTG GCAAGAGACATTCAACAGTTTTGGTAAAAAACTGAGCAAAAAGACTGTGGTGCACAACTG GCTTGAAGGTGTTGCTTCAGATCTTGTGGTTGAAGCTGGGTTACGGTGCATAGTAAGCAATGTGGATGCGTGGTATCTGGGCCCTGTAGAAACGCCATGGCAGACATTCTATGAAAACGAGCCACTCACAAACATAAAAAACTCCAAGCTACGAGAATTAGTAATTGGGGGTGAGGTATGCATGTGGGGTGAAAAAGTTGATGGGTCAGATATTGAGCAGAGTGTATGGCCACGGACAGCAGCAGCTTCAG AGCGGCTATGGACACCTTTAGAAAAGCTGCCTAAAGATTTAAACCAAGTTATTAAAAGATTGGAACGCTTCAGGTGTTTGCTGAATCAAAGAGGGGTTGCGGCAGCTCCATTAAATGGACTAGGTCGAGCGGTGCCTGAAAAGCCAGGTTCTTGCTTTGTACAATAA
- the LOC120012377 gene encoding probable F-box protein At2g36090 produces the protein MYVRLLLSTHNVLAGNACFPSKILYKKHKATKSSACQKHMTTSCTVAEGGATTTIAAIHPDILGTHILTRFDGPTLASAACTCAQFCALASREELWTNICLSTWPSTDTARMQKVISTFPDGPRSFFSDSYPLLTVVDPTGVQPVSHGSPSELISAVDIFYREELVFSKVEETETESGWFRCSPFRIDLLDPKDTVPTGVPQPDAKDTCGELADELTLSWIVIDPVGRRAMNLSSHKPVSVQRHWLSGEVHARFAAILSGERGSSSELVRCGIVVTFGNGTHEGGMHVREVSLQVEDMDGTNLNGKDSLWILQKALEGKKGRRIRKSLPEEGRRRHEEFLEMKRERKERKLRAEATFDMLCVSFGILSLAFLGLYILWRL, from the coding sequence ATGTATGTAAGACTACTACTCAGTACTCACAACGTACTCGCAGGGAATGCGTGCTTCCCGTCCAAAATCCTATATAAAAAACACAAAGCTACCAAAAGCTCTGCGTGCCAAAAACACATGACTACATCCTGCACCGTCGCTGAAGGCGGCGCCACCACCACAATCGCTGCCATCCATCCCGATATTCTCGGAACACATATTTTGACACGCTTTGATGGGCCCACCCTTGCCTCCGCTGCCTGTACTTGCGCTCAGTTTTGTGCATTGGCCTCTCGGGAAGAACTCTGGACCAACATTTGCCTCTCTACGTGGCCTTCCACTGACACGGCACGTATGCAAAAGGTCATTTCTACGTTTCCAGACGGTCCTCGCTCATTCTTCTCCGACTCCTACCCTCTGCTGACGGTCGTAGACCCCACTGGTGTTCAACCGGTCTCCCATGGCAGTCCATCCGAATTAATCTCAGCCGTCGATATTTTTTATCGAGAGGAGCTCGTTTTCAGCAAAGTTGAGGAGACGGAGACGGAGTCCGGCTGGTTCCGGTGCTCGCCGTTTCGAATAGACTTGCTAGACCCGAAAGACACGGTTCCGACGGGGGTACCGCAACCGGACGCGAAGGACACGTGTGGGGAGCTCGCCGATGAGTTGACTCTGAGCTGGATTGTAATCGATCCGGTCGGTCGACGCGCTATGAATCTCTCGAGCCACAAGCCGGTTTCCGTTCAGCGGCACTGGCTGAGCGGTGAGGTGCACGCGCGGTTCGCGGCAATTTTGAGCGGGGAGAGGGGATCGTCTTCGGAGTTGGTGCGGTGCGGAATAGTGGTGACGTTTGGTAATGGGACCCACGAGGGTGGGATGCACGTGAGAGAGGTGAGCTTGCAGGTGGAGGACATGGATGGAACAAACTTGAATGGTAAGGATAGCTTGTGGATTTTACAAAAGGCATTGGAGGGGAAAAAGGgcagaagaataagaaaaagttTGCCAGAGGAAGGAAGGCGCAGACACGAAGAGTTTTTGGAAATGAAGAGGGAGAGGAAAGAAAGGAAGTTGAGGGCAGAAGCGACATTTGACATGCTTTGTGTGTCCTTCGGGATCCTCAGTCTTGCCTTTCTGGGTCTGTACATTTTGTGGAGATTGTAA
- the LOC120012378 gene encoding small RNA-binding protein 11, chloroplastic-like isoform X4 encodes MAAVKRLVGQSIGLRRLPPVLFTCCRDITTKLFVGEAFSQCGHVTEAKIVMDRVSGKSKGFGFVSFASEDEAQKAITEMDGKALNGRVIFVDIAKPKTSGGGGMPIARGPPE; translated from the exons ATGGCGGCGGTTAAGAGACTGGTTGGCCAAAGCATCGGATTACGTCGTCTTCCTCCTGTTCTATTCACATGCTGCAGAGATATAACTACTAAGCTCTTCGTTGGAG AAGCATTTTCTCAGTGTGGTCATGTCACTGAAG CTAAAATTGTGATGGATAGAGTATCAGGCAAATCTAAAGGATTTGGATTTGTTAGTTTTGCATCTGAAGATGAAGCCCAAAAGGCAATAACCGAGATGGATGGAAAG GCTCTGAATGGACGTGTTATTTTTGTGGATATTGCAAAGCCCAAAACCAGTGGCGGTGGTGGAATGCCAATAGCTAGAGGGCCTCCTGAGTGA
- the LOC120012378 gene encoding small RNA-binding protein 11, chloroplastic-like isoform X2, translating into MAAVKRLVGQSIGLRRLPPVLFTCCRDITTKLFVGGLSFYTTEDGLSEAFSQCGHVTEAKIVMDRVSGKSKGFGFVSFASEDEAQKAITEMDGKALNGRVIFVDIAKPKTSGGGGMPIARGPPE; encoded by the exons ATGGCGGCGGTTAAGAGACTGGTTGGCCAAAGCATCGGATTACGTCGTCTTCCTCCTGTTCTATTCACATGCTGCAGAGATATAACTACTAAGCTCTTCGTTGGAG GGTTGTCATTTTACACCACGGAGGATGGATTATCAGAAGCATTTTCTCAGTGTGGTCATGTCACTGAAG CTAAAATTGTGATGGATAGAGTATCAGGCAAATCTAAAGGATTTGGATTTGTTAGTTTTGCATCTGAAGATGAAGCCCAAAAGGCAATAACCGAGATGGATGGAAAG GCTCTGAATGGACGTGTTATTTTTGTGGATATTGCAAAGCCCAAAACCAGTGGCGGTGGTGGAATGCCAATAGCTAGAGGGCCTCCTGAGTGA
- the LOC120012378 gene encoding small RNA-binding protein 11, chloroplastic-like isoform X3, whose protein sequence is MAAVKRLVGQSIGLRRLPPVLFTCCRDITTKLFVGVTSRFLLKLQASSILSSTVFIFPAKIVMDRVSGKSKGFGFVSFASEDEAQKAITEMDGKALNGRVIFVDIAKPKTSGGGGMPIARGPPE, encoded by the exons ATGGCGGCGGTTAAGAGACTGGTTGGCCAAAGCATCGGATTACGTCGTCTTCCTCCTGTTCTATTCACATGCTGCAGAGATATAACTACTAAGCTCTTCGTTGGAG TAACATCTAGGTTCCTTTTGAAACTCCaagcttcatcaattttgagCTCAACAGTATTCATCTTTCCAGCTAAAATTGTGATGGATAGAGTATCAGGCAAATCTAAAGGATTTGGATTTGTTAGTTTTGCATCTGAAGATGAAGCCCAAAAGGCAATAACCGAGATGGATGGAAAG GCTCTGAATGGACGTGTTATTTTTGTGGATATTGCAAAGCCCAAAACCAGTGGCGGTGGTGGAATGCCAATAGCTAGAGGGCCTCCTGAGTGA
- the LOC120012378 gene encoding small RNA-binding protein 11, chloroplastic-like isoform X1 codes for MAAVKRLVGQSIGLRRLPPVLFTCCRDITTKLFVGGTISISLPPSRVKWQFNLLRLSFYTTEDGLSEAFSQCGHVTEAKIVMDRVSGKSKGFGFVSFASEDEAQKAITEMDGKALNGRVIFVDIAKPKTSGGGGMPIARGPPE; via the exons ATGGCGGCGGTTAAGAGACTGGTTGGCCAAAGCATCGGATTACGTCGTCTTCCTCCTGTTCTATTCACATGCTGCAGAGATATAACTACTAAGCTCTTCGTTGGAGGTACTATCTCTATCTCACTCCCTCCTTCCCGAGTCAAATGGCAATTCAATTTGCTCA GGTTGTCATTTTACACCACGGAGGATGGATTATCAGAAGCATTTTCTCAGTGTGGTCATGTCACTGAAG CTAAAATTGTGATGGATAGAGTATCAGGCAAATCTAAAGGATTTGGATTTGTTAGTTTTGCATCTGAAGATGAAGCCCAAAAGGCAATAACCGAGATGGATGGAAAG GCTCTGAATGGACGTGTTATTTTTGTGGATATTGCAAAGCCCAAAACCAGTGGCGGTGGTGGAATGCCAATAGCTAGAGGGCCTCCTGAGTGA
- the LOC120012378 gene encoding small RNA-binding protein 11, chloroplastic-like isoform X5 — MVISVYPVRDVLQSLFSAVTSRFLLKLQASSILSSTVFIFPAKIVMDRVSGKSKGFGFVSFASEDEAQKAITEMDGKALNGRVIFVDIAKPKTSGGGGMPIARGPPE, encoded by the exons ATGGTCATCTCTGTTTATCCTGTTAGGGACGTTCTCCAAAGCCTG TTTTCTGCAGTAACATCTAGGTTCCTTTTGAAACTCCaagcttcatcaattttgagCTCAACAGTATTCATCTTTCCAGCTAAAATTGTGATGGATAGAGTATCAGGCAAATCTAAAGGATTTGGATTTGTTAGTTTTGCATCTGAAGATGAAGCCCAAAAGGCAATAACCGAGATGGATGGAAAG GCTCTGAATGGACGTGTTATTTTTGTGGATATTGCAAAGCCCAAAACCAGTGGCGGTGGTGGAATGCCAATAGCTAGAGGGCCTCCTGAGTGA
- the LOC120011672 gene encoding casparian strip membrane protein 1-like, protein MSHRESMAIDVPESSAGAKGKAPLIATTAAALGGYKKGIAIMDFILRICAMISALAASAAMGTSEETLPFFTQFFQFQASYDDLPTFSFFVIAMALVASYLVLSLPFSIVSIIRPHVAGPRLLLLILDTIALSLATAGGGAATAIVYLAHNGNANTNWLAICQQFGDFCQKASGAVVASFITAVILLFLVVMSGFALRRQ, encoded by the exons ATGTCGCACCGTGAATCGATGGCCATCGACGTTCCAGAGTCAAGCGCGGGGGCGAAAGGAAAGGCGCCTCTCATTGCAACAACTGCGGCTGCTCTGGGTGGATACAAGAAGGGAATTGCCATAATGGACTTCATTTTGAGGATTTGTGCTATGATCTCTGCTTTAGCTGCTTCTGCTGCTATGGGAACTAGTGAAGAGACTCTTCCTTTCTTCACTCAGTTCTTCCAATTCCAAGCTAGTTACGACGATCTCCCCACTTTCTC GTTTTTCGTCATAGCAATGGCACTAGTTGCAAGCTACTTGGtcctttcccttccattctctatTGTATCAATCATCCGGCCGCACGTGGCTGGACCAAGGCTTCTCCTCCTCATCTTGGACACT ATTGCACTGAGTCTTGCCACTGCTGGAGGTGGAGCAGCTACTGCCATAGTGTACTTAGCTCACAATGGCAATGCAAACACAAATTGGCTCGCTATTTGTCAACAATTTGGTGATTTTTGCCAGAAAGCCAGTGGCGCTGTGGTGGCTTCTTTCATTACTGCTGTTATCCTGTTGTTTCTGGTCGTAATGTCTGGTTTTGCTCTTCGAAGGCAGTaa